Proteins from a single region of Candidatus Puniceispirillum marinum IMCC1322:
- the uvrA gene encoding excinuclease ABC subunit UvrA — MISVRGAREHNLANVDIDLPRDRLVVLTGLSGSGKSSLAFDTIYAEGQRRYVESLSAYARQFLEMMQKPDVDLIEGLSPAISIEQKTTSRNPRSTVGTVTEIYDYMRLLWARVGIPYSPATGLPIRSQTVSQMVDILLAMEQGTRLYLLAPIVRGRKGEYRKELGELNRKGFSRVRIDGALYDIDDTPELDKKRKHDIEVVVDRVIIKGDLDELATRLADSLETALALADGLAYADTAESLDNTSDEQDDDIAGRHAGRTVFSARFACPESGFSIDEIEPRLFSFNNPFGACPACDGLGVSSHFDEQLVVPDQQTTLRGGALAPWASSTARYYMQTLESLAKQFNFSLDVPFYDLDDDTKSIILHGSGKMPVTMEFDDGMRSYRTTKPFEGIMPNLARRYRETDSSWVREELEKFRANHACDSCAGKRLKAESLAVKIDKYDISDIARLSIGDARDWFSDLGSRLEGQQSEIAARILKEINERLGFLVNVGLNYLSMARNSGTLSGGESQRIRLASQIGSGLTGVLYVLDEPSIGLHQRDNDRLLSTLIRLRDLGNTVLVVEHDEDAIRLADYVVDMGPGAGVHGGFVVAEGTPEDVMTNEASLTGQYLSGVREIAIPEKRRKGTKGRVIRVEGANGNNLQDVSVGFPLGVLTCVTGVSGGGKSTLVLETLWKSLARRLHKAREMPAPHKTIIGADYLDKVVDIDQSPIGRTPRSNPATYTGAFTPIREWFAGLPEAKARGYAPGRFSFNVKGGRCEACQGDGLIKIEMHFLPDVYVTCDSCKGRRYNRETLEITWRSKSIADVLDMTVEEGVEYFKAVPAIREKLETMLRVGLGYVRIGQQATTLSGGEAQRVKLSKELSRRATGRTIYILDEPTTGLHFHDIAKLLDVLQELVDQGNTVIVIEHNMDVIKTADWVIDLGPEGGDGGGLVVAEGTPEDVAKVAGSHTGHYLSRIFDPSKT; from the coding sequence ATGATTTCTGTTCGTGGTGCACGGGAGCATAACCTAGCAAATGTAGATATTGATTTGCCCAGAGACAGACTGGTTGTGCTAACAGGATTATCAGGATCCGGTAAATCTTCGTTAGCATTTGATACAATATACGCCGAGGGACAGCGTCGTTATGTCGAATCGCTGTCCGCTTATGCGCGCCAGTTTCTTGAGATGATGCAGAAGCCTGATGTTGATTTGATTGAGGGTCTGTCACCTGCCATTTCCATTGAACAGAAAACCACGTCGCGCAATCCGCGTTCGACCGTTGGTACAGTCACGGAAATATATGATTATATGCGGTTGTTATGGGCACGTGTCGGTATTCCCTATTCACCGGCTACCGGTTTGCCTATTCGAAGCCAGACTGTCAGCCAGATGGTTGATATCCTGCTGGCGATGGAGCAAGGCACCAGATTATACTTGCTGGCTCCGATCGTTCGTGGCCGCAAGGGTGAATATCGTAAAGAACTTGGGGAACTTAATCGTAAAGGCTTTAGCCGTGTCCGCATTGATGGGGCGCTGTATGATATCGATGACACGCCTGAGTTGGATAAAAAACGCAAGCATGACATTGAAGTTGTTGTTGACCGGGTCATCATCAAGGGTGATTTGGATGAACTGGCCACGCGTCTGGCTGACTCGTTAGAAACAGCACTGGCGCTTGCTGACGGTCTTGCCTATGCCGATACGGCCGAAAGCCTTGATAATACATCAGATGAACAGGATGACGATATAGCTGGTCGTCATGCGGGGCGGACAGTATTTTCAGCACGCTTTGCCTGCCCTGAGTCAGGCTTCAGCATTGATGAAATCGAACCGCGGCTATTTTCGTTTAACAATCCCTTTGGAGCATGCCCTGCCTGTGACGGATTGGGTGTCAGCAGTCATTTTGATGAACAACTTGTTGTTCCAGACCAGCAAACAACGCTTCGTGGTGGCGCGTTGGCGCCTTGGGCATCCAGCACCGCAAGATATTATATGCAGACGCTAGAATCGCTTGCCAAACAGTTTAATTTTTCTCTTGATGTGCCGTTCTATGATTTGGATGACGATACCAAATCAATCATCCTGCATGGTTCAGGCAAGATGCCTGTGACGATGGAATTTGATGACGGTATGCGGTCTTATCGGACAACCAAGCCATTTGAAGGTATTATGCCGAATTTGGCTCGTCGATATCGCGAAACTGACTCGTCATGGGTGCGTGAAGAACTGGAGAAATTCAGAGCCAATCATGCTTGTGATTCATGTGCTGGTAAACGATTGAAAGCCGAATCGCTGGCTGTGAAAATCGATAAATATGATATTTCAGATATTGCCCGTCTGTCGATTGGAGATGCGCGGGACTGGTTCTCTGATTTGGGCTCAAGGCTTGAAGGTCAGCAATCTGAAATTGCAGCGCGCATTCTAAAGGAAATCAACGAACGCCTCGGCTTTCTGGTCAATGTCGGCTTGAACTATCTGTCAATGGCGCGTAATTCAGGCACATTGTCTGGCGGCGAATCACAGCGTATTCGGTTGGCATCACAAATTGGATCTGGCCTGACGGGTGTTCTCTATGTTCTGGATGAGCCTTCGATTGGTCTGCATCAGCGTGATAATGACCGGCTACTGTCAACCTTGATACGCTTGCGCGACCTTGGCAATACGGTGCTGGTCGTTGAACATGATGAAGATGCGATCCGGTTGGCAGATTATGTCGTCGATATGGGGCCTGGTGCGGGTGTGCATGGTGGTTTTGTCGTTGCCGAAGGAACCCCCGAAGATGTAATGACAAATGAGGCGTCATTAACTGGTCAGTATCTCTCGGGTGTGCGTGAGATAGCGATACCCGAAAAACGGCGAAAAGGTACAAAAGGCCGTGTCATTCGTGTCGAAGGCGCAAATGGTAATAACCTGCAGGATGTGAGTGTTGGGTTTCCGCTTGGGGTGTTGACCTGTGTAACGGGTGTATCTGGTGGTGGCAAATCAACATTGGTTCTGGAAACGCTATGGAAATCACTTGCACGGCGCTTGCACAAAGCCCGTGAAATGCCTGCCCCACATAAAACAATCATAGGTGCCGACTATCTGGATAAGGTTGTTGATATTGATCAGTCCCCTATTGGCCGAACTCCACGTTCGAATCCGGCAACATATACTGGTGCCTTTACACCAATCCGTGAATGGTTCGCAGGATTGCCAGAAGCTAAAGCGCGTGGTTATGCGCCTGGGCGCTTTTCTTTTAACGTTAAAGGTGGCCGTTGTGAGGCTTGTCAGGGCGATGGACTTATCAAGATTGAAATGCATTTTCTGCCTGATGTTTATGTCACTTGTGATAGCTGCAAAGGCCGAAGATATAATCGTGAAACATTAGAAATTACATGGCGTAGCAAGTCGATAGCTGATGTTCTTGATATGACAGTTGAAGAAGGTGTTGAGTATTTTAAAGCTGTGCCGGCCATCCGGGAAAAGCTTGAAACGATGCTACGTGTGGGGTTGGGCTACGTCCGGATCGGACAGCAAGCTACCACCTTGTCCGGCGGCGAAGCCCAGCGTGTAAAGCTTTCAAAAGAATTGTCGCGGCGTGCCACAGGACGCACGATCTATATTCTTGATGAACCTACAACGGGACTTCATTTCCATGACATTGCCAAATTACTGGACGTCTTGCAGGAACTTGTTGATCAGGGCAATACCGTGATTGTTATCGAACATAATATGGATGTTATCAAGACTGCCGACTGGGTGATCGATCTTGGTCCTGAAGGCGGAGATGGCGGCGGTCTTGTTGTTGCCGAAGGTACACCAGAAGATGTTGCAAAAGTTGCTGGATCGCATACCGGGCATTATCTAAGCCGTATTTTTGACCCGTCAAAGACTTAA
- a CDS encoding protein-L-isoaspartate(D-aspartate) O-methyltransferase, producing MEDFTQHKAQLIMALRGQGILSATVLSALENIPRELFVPESLHQHAYENASLPIALDQTISQPYVVARMTEALELTGRERVLEIGTGSGYQAAILTLLCRRVYTLERLKPLLVTAENKLRSLRISNISFRLGDGSLGWPEAAPFDRIILTCGCHKIPDKLLNQLKIGGIMVAPEGLGKNQQLVVVKRQEAGFERKHLMAVTFVPLIEGKQDE from the coding sequence TTGGAGGATTTCACCCAACATAAGGCGCAGTTAATTATGGCACTGCGAGGGCAGGGGATTCTTAGCGCAACTGTATTATCAGCTCTGGAAAATATACCGCGGGAACTTTTTGTCCCCGAATCACTTCATCAGCATGCCTATGAAAATGCATCTTTGCCGATAGCGCTTGATCAGACAATAAGCCAGCCTTATGTGGTCGCTCGCATGACCGAGGCACTTGAATTGACGGGACGCGAACGCGTGCTCGAAATAGGAACAGGAAGTGGATATCAGGCGGCAATCTTAACCTTATTATGTCGTCGCGTTTATACACTGGAACGTCTTAAGCCGCTTTTGGTGACTGCTGAGAATAAATTGCGAAGCTTGCGCATTTCTAACATCAGCTTCAGATTAGGTGATGGAAGTCTGGGTTGGCCTGAAGCAGCACCCTTTGACCGCATCATTCTTACATGCGGTTGCCATAAAATTCCCGACAAACTGTTGAACCAATTAAAAATTGGCGGCATCATGGTGGCACCTGAGGGGTTAGGAAAAAATCAACAACTCGTGGTGGTGAAACGTCAAGAGGCTGGTTTTGAACGGAAACATCTCATGGCTGTGACCTTTGTACCACTGATTGAGGGCAAACAGGATGAATAA
- the secF gene encoding protein translocase subunit SecF, whose amino-acid sequence MRLKLVPSDTNFDFLKLQKITMVLSTFLVLASIGMFATVGLNLGIDFKGGILLEARNMTGPADISKVRNDLGTLNLGDVSLQGFGTETDVLIRIQRQEGDEKAQIAAIKAVTDMLGSDYDIRRTEFVGPTVGAELAEKGILAVMCALMAILVYIWFRFEWQFSIAAIVALAHDVLSTIGLFSLTSFEFNLATVAAILTIAGYSINDTVVVFDRVRENLRRYKSYEQRDILNRSLNETLSRTVMTSVTTLLALTAIVIFGGAVLRDFALAMIWGVIIGTYSSVFIAVGMLSRFDLKRVDDDENGIEVPEYER is encoded by the coding sequence ATGCGTTTAAAACTAGTACCAAGCGATACCAATTTTGATTTTCTGAAATTGCAAAAAATCACCATGGTTTTGTCAACATTTCTAGTTCTGGCATCAATTGGGATGTTTGCAACGGTTGGTCTTAATCTGGGCATTGATTTCAAAGGTGGTATCTTGCTGGAAGCACGCAATATGACCGGCCCTGCGGACATATCCAAAGTCCGTAATGACCTTGGCACTTTGAATTTGGGCGATGTCAGCTTGCAAGGTTTTGGCACTGAGACGGATGTTCTGATCCGTATTCAGCGTCAAGAAGGTGACGAAAAAGCCCAAATTGCTGCCATTAAAGCAGTAACTGACATGCTTGGTAGCGATTACGATATCCGCCGCACAGAATTTGTTGGCCCGACGGTTGGTGCCGAGTTGGCAGAAAAAGGTATTCTGGCTGTCATGTGCGCGCTGATGGCCATTCTTGTTTATATCTGGTTCCGCTTTGAATGGCAGTTTTCCATCGCGGCGATTGTGGCACTGGCACATGACGTATTGTCAACGATTGGCCTGTTTTCATTAACATCTTTTGAATTTAATCTAGCAACAGTGGCGGCGATTTTGACAATTGCCGGATATTCGATCAATGACACGGTTGTTGTATTTGACCGCGTCCGCGAAAATCTACGGCGCTACAAATCCTATGAACAGCGTGATATCTTGAACCGGTCACTAAATGAGACCTTGTCACGGACTGTTATGACGTCGGTCACAACATTGCTTGCATTGACCGCGATTGTGATTTTTGGTGGCGCTGTTTTACGAGACTTTGCGCTGGCTATGATATGGGGTGTTATCATTGGCACCTATTCGTCAGTGTTTATTGCCGTTGGTATGCTGTCACGCTTTGATCTGAAGCGTGTTGATGATGATGAAAATGGCATTGAGGTGCCGGAGTATGAGCGTTAG
- a CDS encoding LysM peptidoglycan-binding domain-containing M23 family metallopeptidase — translation MNKADQNITRTTMTALIIGIMSFAMLSGCKKPNLSLSRAEPAPVVTAPLRVAVEILPASGVITVRDNDNLYTIATRYRVTPRSIILQNNLIAPFTLRPGQQLKLNPTRFHIVKPGDSLLTISQRYAVGQFQLAELNNLQEPYSLTIGQRLQLPFSQDFSILDTGLPKGIASTGASQPAASPAPENTTQTAVASAPRKKFVAPTGDGAFIWPVKGEVIAEFGPAARGVRNDGVNIAAAQGDIVSAASKGRVAFVGTEVKSFGTLVLVKHDGGMISAYAHLDSVTVKEGDIVETGQSIGTVGQTGRVDSPQLHFEIRKARQPIDPRLVII, via the coding sequence ATGAATAAAGCAGATCAAAACATTACACGCACAACTATGACAGCCTTAATTATCGGCATCATGTCCTTTGCTATGTTGAGTGGTTGTAAAAAACCTAATCTGTCACTAAGCCGCGCAGAACCAGCACCTGTAGTGACAGCCCCATTGCGTGTGGCTGTTGAAATCCTGCCTGCAAGTGGCGTTATTACAGTGCGTGACAATGACAATCTTTATACCATTGCAACGCGCTATCGTGTGACGCCGCGCTCTATAATATTGCAAAATAATTTAATAGCGCCATTTACGTTACGTCCCGGACAACAATTAAAGCTTAACCCAACACGATTTCACATTGTAAAGCCAGGTGACTCACTATTAACGATTTCACAACGCTATGCTGTTGGCCAATTTCAGCTCGCAGAACTCAATAATTTGCAGGAACCCTATAGCCTGACGATTGGACAAAGGTTACAGCTTCCCTTTAGTCAGGATTTTTCCATTCTGGATACGGGGCTTCCTAAGGGAATAGCATCCACCGGCGCATCACAACCTGCCGCCAGCCCAGCACCAGAAAATACGACACAAACGGCGGTTGCATCGGCGCCACGTAAGAAATTTGTTGCACCAACAGGTGATGGCGCTTTTATCTGGCCGGTCAAAGGCGAGGTTATTGCCGAGTTTGGCCCCGCGGCGCGCGGCGTTCGCAATGATGGTGTTAATATCGCCGCCGCGCAGGGTGATATTGTGTCGGCGGCCTCAAAAGGGCGCGTTGCCTTTGTTGGCACCGAGGTAAAGAGTTTCGGGACTTTGGTTCTGGTCAAACATGATGGTGGGATGATTTCAGCCTATGCGCATCTTGACTCAGTCACTGTCAAGGAAGGCGATATTGTCGAGACCGGACAGTCGATTGGTACTGTGGGACAAACTGGTCGCGTTGATTCACCGCAATTGCATTTTGAAATTCGTAAAGCCCGGCAACCTATCGACCCAAGGTTGGTTATAATTTAA
- the secD gene encoding protein translocase subunit SecD, translating into MLQFEGWKKLLVLFVILLGVFFALPNLAPTQNDNQSDSTVESVFGFLPGKHINLGLDLQGGSHLLLRVDMDIVEQERLDSIGETIRQEFRNDKIRFADLKVDGKAVHVTIRDADDADKAEAILNELATGLNVASNALVYVISFSETGLTELQSNTIAQSIEIIRRRLDPEGTKEPVIQRQGLDRVLVQLPGVDDPEAVKRLLGRTAKLTFQLVDMRITPQEAVERGRVPPGSILLPSDSEDGRNFVIEKRVMVSGEMLENATASFDQNNQPAVSFQLDSAGAKRFGRVTGANIGRPFAIVLDGKVVSAPTIQSQIFGSGQITGNFTVAETNELSLVLRAGALPAPLIVMEERSIGPGLGADSIEAGKIAAIVGLCLVIVYMFLSYGTFGILADMALLVNVILIVAALSALQATLTLPGIAGIVLTMGMAVDANVLIFERIREELKRGRSVMAAIDGGYQRAISTIVDSNLTTLFAASFLYIFGSGPIKGFAVTLGIGIATSMFTAVMVTRLFIVLWLERKKPNELVL; encoded by the coding sequence ATGTTGCAATTTGAAGGCTGGAAAAAATTACTCGTTCTTTTTGTCATTTTGTTAGGCGTCTTTTTTGCGTTGCCTAATCTGGCGCCTACGCAAAATGACAATCAGTCAGACAGTACAGTTGAGTCTGTCTTTGGTTTTCTTCCTGGCAAGCACATCAATCTGGGTCTTGACCTTCAAGGCGGATCCCATCTGTTGTTACGTGTTGATATGGATATTGTTGAACAAGAACGCTTGGACAGTATTGGTGAGACCATACGTCAGGAGTTCCGCAATGATAAGATCCGCTTTGCTGACCTGAAGGTTGATGGCAAAGCTGTACACGTCACCATTCGGGATGCTGATGATGCTGACAAAGCCGAGGCGATACTTAATGAACTTGCAACGGGCTTAAATGTTGCCAGCAACGCGTTAGTCTATGTCATTTCATTTTCCGAAACCGGACTGACGGAATTACAATCAAACACAATTGCGCAATCTATCGAAATCATCCGCCGACGGCTGGATCCCGAAGGTACAAAAGAGCCTGTCATTCAAAGACAGGGTTTGGATCGGGTTCTTGTTCAACTGCCTGGCGTTGACGACCCTGAAGCGGTAAAACGCTTGCTAGGCCGTACTGCCAAGCTGACCTTCCAGCTTGTCGATATGCGGATTACACCACAAGAAGCGGTTGAGCGCGGTCGTGTACCACCTGGCAGTATTTTATTGCCAAGTGATAGCGAAGATGGTCGCAATTTTGTGATCGAAAAACGTGTGATGGTCAGTGGTGAAATGCTGGAAAATGCAACAGCCAGCTTTGATCAGAATAATCAGCCAGCTGTCAGTTTTCAGCTTGATTCCGCGGGCGCCAAACGTTTTGGCCGTGTAACAGGTGCCAATATCGGTCGGCCTTTTGCCATTGTTTTGGATGGTAAGGTCGTATCCGCGCCAACGATACAAAGCCAGATTTTTGGCAGTGGCCAGATTACTGGTAATTTCACAGTTGCAGAAACCAACGAATTATCGCTTGTTCTGCGGGCAGGTGCCTTGCCAGCGCCTTTGATTGTGATGGAAGAACGCTCAATCGGCCCAGGCCTTGGTGCGGACTCTATTGAGGCTGGTAAAATAGCCGCTATCGTTGGGCTATGCCTTGTTATAGTCTATATGTTCCTTAGCTACGGCACATTTGGCATCCTTGCTGACATGGCGTTACTGGTGAATGTCATTTTGATTGTTGCCGCTTTGTCTGCCTTGCAGGCTACGCTGACCTTGCCCGGCATTGCTGGTATTGTTCTGACCATGGGTATGGCAGTGGACGCCAATGTGTTGATATTTGAACGAATACGGGAAGAATTAAAACGTGGTCGGTCAGTAATGGCCGCCATTGATGGGGGCTATCAGCGTGCCATCTCGACGATTGTTGATTCGAATCTGACCACATTATTTGCTGCCTCGTTCCTGTATATTTTTGGTTCAGGGCCCATTAAGGGGTTTGCTGTAACGCTTGGTATTGGCATTGCCACATCCATGTTCACCGCCGTAATGGTCACGCGCCTGTTCATTGTGCTGTGGCTTGAGCGTAAGAAACCAAACGAACTGGTGCTTTAA
- a CDS encoding ATP-binding protein: protein MTDNDSKFVLIEQVIRIAEALERMSPPAPKPDNLEYANAYVWHAAMRRLDPVHAINCVRLDLLRGIDHQRDNLLANSIAFGRGLPANNALLWGARGTGKSSLVKAVHASMMESGLDCALVEIHREDIVDLPFLMSFLAQIPRQFILFCDDLAFDSGETSYKSLKAALEGGIEGRPKNIVFYATSNRRHLMPRQMMENERSTMINPSETTEESVSLSDRFGLWIGFHSIDQDAYLEMIEGYISHFGINAQNIDVRHEALSWSVGRGARSGRVAWQFIVDLAARTETNIY from the coding sequence ATGACCGATAATGACTCAAAATTTGTTTTAATTGAACAGGTGATCCGGATTGCTGAGGCTCTTGAGCGCATGTCTCCGCCTGCCCCAAAGCCCGATAATCTTGAATATGCCAACGCTTATGTATGGCATGCAGCTATGCGCCGTCTTGATCCTGTTCATGCCATTAATTGCGTCAGGCTTGATCTTTTACGTGGTATCGATCATCAACGTGACAATTTACTTGCCAATTCGATTGCCTTTGGACGTGGTCTGCCAGCAAATAACGCTTTGTTATGGGGCGCACGCGGTACCGGCAAATCGTCTTTGGTAAAAGCCGTACATGCAAGCATGATGGAAAGTGGTTTGGACTGTGCGCTTGTTGAGATTCACCGTGAAGATATTGTCGATTTGCCTTTTTTGATGAGCTTTCTTGCGCAAATACCTCGTCAATTTATCTTGTTTTGTGACGATCTGGCGTTTGATTCGGGGGAAACCAGCTATAAATCTTTGAAAGCTGCTTTGGAAGGCGGTATCGAAGGCCGGCCAAAGAACATCGTATTTTACGCCACATCAAACCGACGCCATCTCATGCCACGTCAAATGATGGAAAATGAACGCTCAACGATGATCAACCCATCTGAAACGACTGAAGAATCTGTTTCGCTGTCTGATCGCTTTGGTTTGTGGATCGGATTTCATTCAATCGATCAAGATGCATATCTAGAGATGATCGAAGGCTATATTTCACATTTTGGGATTAATGCCCAAAATATTGATGTCCGGCATGAAGCGCTAAGCTGGTCTGTGGGTCGGGGCGCCCGTTCTGGACGTGTTGCCTGGCAATTCATAGTTGACTTGGCCGCTAGAACTGAAACAAATATTTATTAA
- the yajC gene encoding preprotein translocase subunit YajC: MFISPAFAQASGGLAEGGFGLLPIIFVMVIFYFLLIRPQQKRAKQHKEMLGALRRGDKIITSGGLTGSIVKVVDDSETVEVEIAKDVKVHIVRSMIADIQNKTEPVKKK; encoded by the coding sequence ATGTTTATTTCACCTGCATTTGCACAAGCGTCTGGCGGCCTAGCCGAAGGTGGTTTTGGCCTGTTACCAATCATTTTTGTAATGGTGATATTTTATTTTCTGTTGATCCGCCCTCAGCAAAAACGTGCTAAGCAGCATAAAGAAATGCTTGGTGCACTTCGGCGTGGTGATAAGATCATCACATCAGGCGGATTAACCGGATCAATCGTTAAAGTCGTTGATGATAGTGAGACTGTCGAGGTGGAAATCGCCAAAGACGTAAAGGTTCATATTGTCCGCTCTATGATTGCTGATATCCAGAACAAAACCGAGCCGGTCAAAAAGAAGTAA
- the trmFO gene encoding methylenetetrahydrofolate--tRNA-(uracil(54)-C(5))-methyltransferase (FADH(2)-oxidizing) TrmFO, producing the protein MQDNDGVIHVIGGGLAGSEAAFQIARQNIPVVLHEMRPKRMTDAHHTHGLAELVCSNSFRSDDATANAVGVLHEEMRILNSVILREADKHKVPAGGALAVDRDGFSQAVEAALTADPLITIEREEVNDIPDSWKQVIIATGPLTSPALAEMIRKWGGEEDLAFFDAIAPIAHFDSVNMDVAWFQSRYDKSTDGGDGKDYINCPMTKSQYEDFIDALIDGEKMSFKEWEENTPYFEGCMPIEVMASRGRETLRFGPMKPVGLTNAHDGSRPYAVIQLRQDNALGTLYNMVGFQTKLKHAEQVRIFQTIPGLEDAQFARLGGLHRNTFINSPRLLDPQLRMKSMPRIRFAGQITGVEGYVESAAIGLMAGQMAALELKGQDWTAPPLDTAHGALLSHITGGAMADSFQPMNVNFGLFPEIETPAGTKRLKGRDRKAAYAGRALDSIRAWKDVTAS; encoded by the coding sequence ATGCAAGATAATGATGGAGTCATTCACGTAATTGGGGGTGGGCTTGCTGGAAGCGAGGCAGCCTTTCAAATTGCTAGGCAGAATATTCCGGTAGTTTTGCATGAAATGCGCCCAAAACGCATGACTGATGCACATCATACACACGGTTTAGCCGAGTTGGTTTGCTCTAACTCTTTTCGCTCGGATGACGCAACGGCAAACGCTGTTGGGGTTCTGCATGAAGAAATGCGGATCTTGAATTCGGTTATATTGCGTGAGGCTGACAAGCATAAAGTACCGGCTGGTGGTGCCTTGGCAGTTGATCGTGATGGTTTTTCTCAAGCTGTTGAAGCGGCATTAACCGCTGACCCCCTAATCACAATTGAACGTGAAGAAGTGAATGACATACCTGATAGCTGGAAACAGGTTATTATTGCTACAGGTCCCCTCACCTCACCAGCTCTGGCCGAGATGATTCGCAAGTGGGGCGGCGAAGAAGACCTTGCCTTTTTTGATGCGATTGCGCCAATAGCGCATTTTGATAGTGTCAATATGGATGTGGCTTGGTTCCAGTCGCGATATGACAAATCTACCGATGGCGGTGATGGCAAAGATTATATCAACTGCCCGATGACAAAATCGCAGTATGAAGATTTTATCGATGCGCTGATTGATGGCGAAAAAATGTCATTTAAGGAATGGGAAGAAAATACCCCGTATTTTGAGGGATGTATGCCCATTGAAGTGATGGCATCACGTGGTCGTGAAACGCTTCGTTTTGGCCCTATGAAGCCCGTTGGGCTGACCAATGCACATGATGGATCACGACCCTATGCGGTGATACAGCTTCGTCAGGATAATGCTCTTGGTACGCTGTATAATATGGTTGGCTTTCAAACGAAATTGAAACATGCAGAACAGGTGCGCATTTTCCAAACCATTCCGGGTCTTGAAGATGCGCAATTTGCCCGTCTAGGTGGCTTGCACCGGAACACCTTCATCAATTCACCGCGCTTGCTTGATCCACAACTTCGGATGAAATCGATGCCGCGTATCCGTTTTGCGGGTCAGATCACAGGCGTTGAGGGTTATGTTGAGTCAGCCGCTATTGGCTTGATGGCTGGGCAGATGGCCGCGCTAGAATTGAAAGGTCAGGATTGGACAGCGCCACCGCTGGATACGGCACATGGCGCATTGCTGTCGCATATCACTGGCGGTGCGATGGCAGATAGTTTTCAACCGATGAATGTCAATTTTGGTCTGTTTCCGGAAATTGAAACGCCAGCTGGAACAAAAAGGCTAAAAGGGCGTGATCGCAAGGCCGCCTATGCTGGGCGTGCGCTTGATTCTATTCGCGCATGGAAAGATGTGACGGCCAGCTAG
- a CDS encoding Mth938-like domain-containing protein, whose protein sequence is MVDISTFSEKGDLQLIHGYGDNGFRISGSRYAGNVIVLPRMTMAWSLSNLENLTFDDLGPLLGDIPPPLFILGVGPAPMQLYPELAAQLKPNNINLEVMSTAAACRTWNVLMSEGRDAAAGLIAVDE, encoded by the coding sequence ATGGTCGATATAAGCACCTTTTCTGAAAAAGGCGACTTACAGCTTATTCATGGCTATGGTGATAACGGATTTCGCATAAGCGGTTCAAGATACGCCGGAAATGTAATAGTTCTGCCACGCATGACAATGGCATGGTCACTTTCCAATTTGGAAAATTTGACATTTGACGATTTAGGCCCCTTGCTTGGCGATATACCACCACCTTTATTCATTTTGGGGGTTGGGCCAGCACCCATGCAGCTTTACCCTGAACTTGCCGCCCAGTTAAAACCGAACAATATCAACCTTGAAGTCATGTCAACTGCGGCTGCCTGCCGGACATGGAATGTGTTGATGAGTGAAGGGCGGGATGCCGCCGCAGGTTTGATCGCTGTTGATGAATGA